One stretch of Cohnella algarum DNA includes these proteins:
- the sigI gene encoding RNA polymerase sigma-I factor → MLLALWRRWVGRSRFNADSASVGQSPEEAVASIQLGNEELRNDLIQQYRPFILKTASRFSKRYIDPSRDDEYSVALTAFDEAINGYSPESGGKFLSFAAQVMTRRLIDFARKEERHAALVPFSAMESAGEDEGLSPLTRLESKEALAAYDLDREKAARREEIEALAEELAGFGIRFAELSDHSPKHYDSRKLLLGIGRRLAETPDLFALLKEKRQLPLKELCEKERVSRKTLERNRKYLIAVALIAGGPYGWLKPYIEEEEPEDKGGASE, encoded by the coding sequence TTGCTGCTCGCACTGTGGAGAAGATGGGTCGGACGCTCGCGCTTCAACGCGGACAGTGCGTCCGTCGGCCAATCGCCGGAAGAAGCCGTTGCATCCATTCAACTGGGAAACGAAGAACTCCGCAATGATTTGATCCAACAATACCGTCCTTTTATTTTGAAAACCGCCAGCCGCTTCAGCAAACGCTATATCGATCCTTCGCGGGATGACGAATACAGCGTGGCGCTCACGGCGTTCGACGAAGCCATAAACGGGTACTCCCCCGAATCGGGCGGAAAATTTCTCAGCTTCGCCGCGCAGGTGATGACGAGGCGCTTGATCGATTTTGCGCGCAAGGAGGAGCGGCATGCAGCGCTTGTCCCGTTCAGCGCGATGGAGAGCGCGGGAGAAGACGAGGGGCTGTCTCCGCTAACGAGGCTCGAGTCGAAAGAGGCGCTGGCGGCATACGATCTCGATCGGGAAAAAGCCGCGCGCCGGGAGGAAATCGAGGCGCTGGCCGAGGAACTGGCGGGCTTCGGCATCCGATTTGCGGAATTGAGCGATCATTCCCCGAAGCATTACGATTCGCGCAAGCTGCTGCTGGGCATCGGCCGGAGGCTGGCTGAAACGCCCGATTTATTTGCCTTGCTTAAAGAAAAGCGTCAGCTGCCCCTCAAGGAGCTGTGCGAAAAGGAACGCGTATCGAGAAAAACGCTGGAGCGCAACCGGAAGTATTTGATCGCGGTCGCCCTTATCGCGGGAGGGCCGTACGGATGGCTGAAGCCGTACATAGAGGAAGAGGAGCCGGAGGATAAAGGGGGAGCGTCGGAATGA
- a CDS encoding peroxiredoxin gives MAERLVGRPAPDFNLETALGDGQGFGKASLSDYKGKWLVFFFYPLDFTFVCPTEITALSEAADQFKALNTEILGVSVDSIHSHRAWINTPVNDNGLGKLNFPLAADITKKTAKDYGVLIEEEGVALRGLFIIDPEGELKYQVVNHNDVGRSVEETLRVLQALQSGGLCPMNWKPGDKHLVAK, from the coding sequence ATGGCAGAACGTTTGGTAGGTCGCCCGGCTCCGGATTTCAACCTTGAAACGGCTCTTGGCGACGGACAAGGCTTCGGCAAAGCGTCCCTTTCCGATTACAAAGGCAAATGGCTCGTATTTTTCTTCTACCCGCTGGACTTCACGTTCGTTTGCCCGACGGAAATTACCGCTCTTTCCGAAGCGGCCGACCAATTCAAAGCGCTGAACACCGAAATTCTCGGCGTCAGCGTGGACAGCATCCACAGCCACCGCGCCTGGATCAACACGCCGGTTAACGACAACGGTCTCGGCAAGCTGAACTTCCCGCTCGCTGCCGACATTACGAAGAAGACGGCGAAGGACTACGGCGTCCTGATCGAAGAAGAAGGCGTCGCTCTGCGCGGCCTGTTCATCATCGATCCGGAAGGCGAACTGAAATACCAGGTCGTCAACCATAACGACGTAGGCCGCAGCGTCGAAGAAACGCTCCGCGTGCTTCAAGCGCTTCAATCCGGCGGTCTGTGCCCGATGAACTGGAAACCGGGGGACAAGCACCTGGTTGCCAAATAA
- the leuB gene encoding 3-isopropylmalate dehydrogenase, which produces MAEVKKIAVIPGDGIGPEVVAEAVKVLKKTEELFGYKFELEYGLFGGIAIDEKGTPLPQETLEICQKADAVLLGAVGGPKWDNNPKELRPETGLLGIRKALGLFSNIRPAVVFDCLKDASTLKPEVLEGTDLIVVRELTGGIYFGEKFRREGAGGQEAVDTCVYNVAEVERIVRQAFEIAQKRSKRLASVDKANVLETSRLWRETVNRIAPEYPDVELEHVLVDNCAMQLLRRPSSFDVIVTENMFGDILSDEAAMLTGSIGMLSSASLGEGSFGLYEPVHGSAPDIAGQGISNPIATILSVALMFKLTFGFEEAGNVIENAVKQVLDAGHRTGDIAVDKSKAIGTTAMGDLIVAAMAR; this is translated from the coding sequence ATGGCAGAAGTGAAAAAAATCGCCGTCATCCCCGGGGACGGAATCGGCCCCGAGGTCGTGGCGGAAGCGGTCAAAGTATTGAAAAAAACGGAAGAGCTGTTCGGCTACAAATTCGAACTGGAATACGGCCTGTTCGGCGGCATCGCGATCGACGAGAAAGGAACGCCGCTGCCGCAGGAGACGCTGGAAATTTGCCAAAAAGCGGACGCCGTGCTGCTCGGCGCCGTCGGCGGCCCGAAATGGGACAACAATCCGAAGGAGCTTCGTCCGGAAACCGGCTTGCTGGGCATCCGCAAAGCGCTCGGCCTGTTTTCCAACATCCGTCCGGCCGTCGTGTTCGACTGCCTGAAAGACGCTTCCACGCTGAAGCCCGAAGTGCTGGAAGGCACCGATCTGATCGTCGTGCGCGAGCTGACGGGCGGCATCTACTTCGGCGAGAAGTTCCGCCGCGAGGGCGCGGGCGGACAAGAAGCCGTCGATACGTGCGTTTATAACGTAGCGGAAGTGGAGCGGATCGTTCGCCAGGCGTTCGAAATCGCGCAAAAACGCAGCAAGCGTCTCGCCTCCGTCGACAAGGCGAACGTACTGGAGACGTCCCGTCTATGGCGGGAAACGGTGAACCGCATCGCGCCGGAATATCCGGACGTCGAGCTGGAGCACGTGCTGGTCGACAACTGCGCGATGCAATTGCTGCGCCGCCCGTCGAGCTTCGACGTCATCGTGACGGAGAACATGTTCGGAGACATCCTGAGCGACGAAGCCGCCATGCTGACCGGCTCCATCGGCATGCTGTCCTCCGCGTCGCTCGGCGAAGGCAGCTTCGGCCTGTACGAGCCGGTGCACGGCTCCGCTCCCGATATCGCGGGCCAAGGCATTTCCAACCCGATCGCGACGATTCTGTCGGTCGCGCTTATGTTCAAGCTCACCTTCGGTTTCGAGGAAGCGGGCAACGTCATCGAAAACGCCGTGAAGCAAGTGCTTGACGCCGGCCACCGCACGGGCGACATCGCGGTCGACAAGAGCAAAGCGATCGGCACGACGGCAATGGGCGACCTGATCGTCGCGGCCATGGCACGCTGA
- a CDS encoding PLP-dependent aminotransferase family protein: MNYRFSAKLGSFSSSAVREILKLTQGNSIISFAGGLPAEEHFPVAAVSEAFGRVMEQGNKALQYGLTEGYMPLREALCDRMARKGVKAKPENMLLTTGSQQAIDLLTRIYIDPGDVILVERPTYLSALQVFRSYGAVPISVDADLDGPDLDDLAAKIKQHKPKMFYVIPTFSNPTGKVWSEERRRAVLEACRASDTLILEDDPYGELKFGDASRTYPSILSLDEQTDNSCVVYTSTFSKTVAPALRTGWVIGDSKLIRAMSQAKQAADLHSSSLDQQTLYQLLAHFDLDGHIEFVRKEYEARMRQMADLLKKHDWPGVKWQEPKGGMFFWLEFPESVNTTELLKTCVELGVAFVPGVTFFAENAPTNCMRMNFTHNDYDATISGMEKMTRAIESVLV; the protein is encoded by the coding sequence ATGAATTATCGGTTTTCCGCCAAGCTGGGGAGCTTCTCCTCTTCGGCGGTGCGCGAAATTTTGAAGCTGACGCAGGGCAATTCGATCATCTCGTTTGCCGGAGGCTTGCCCGCGGAGGAGCACTTTCCCGTCGCGGCGGTCAGCGAAGCGTTCGGTCGCGTCATGGAGCAGGGCAACAAAGCGCTGCAATACGGGCTGACCGAAGGGTATATGCCGCTCCGGGAAGCGCTGTGCGACCGGATGGCCCGCAAAGGCGTGAAGGCGAAGCCCGAAAACATGCTGCTGACGACCGGCTCCCAGCAGGCGATCGATTTGCTGACCCGGATTTACATCGACCCGGGCGATGTCATTCTCGTCGAGCGCCCGACCTACTTGTCGGCGCTGCAGGTGTTCCGCTCCTACGGCGCCGTGCCGATTTCGGTCGACGCGGACCTGGACGGCCCGGATTTGGACGATCTGGCGGCGAAAATCAAGCAGCACAAGCCGAAAATGTTTTACGTCATCCCGACCTTTTCGAATCCGACGGGAAAGGTATGGAGCGAGGAGCGCCGCCGCGCCGTGCTGGAGGCATGCCGGGCTTCGGACACGCTCATTCTCGAGGACGACCCGTACGGCGAGCTGAAATTCGGAGACGCATCCCGCACGTACCCGTCGATCCTGTCGCTGGACGAGCAAACGGATAACTCGTGCGTCGTGTACACGAGCACGTTCTCCAAGACGGTCGCGCCCGCGCTTCGCACCGGCTGGGTCATCGGCGATTCGAAGCTGATCCGCGCGATGTCGCAGGCCAAGCAAGCCGCCGATTTGCATTCGAGCTCGCTCGACCAGCAGACGCTGTACCAATTGCTTGCGCATTTCGATCTGGACGGCCATATCGAGTTTGTCCGGAAGGAGTACGAGGCGCGGATGCGGCAAATGGCCGACCTGCTGAAGAAGCACGATTGGCCCGGGGTGAAATGGCAGGAGCCGAAGGGCGGCATGTTTTTCTGGCTGGAATTCCCGGAATCGGTCAATACGACGGAGCTGCTTAAAACATGCGTCGAGCTGGGCGTCGCTTTCGTGCCGGGCGTAACCTTCTTCGCGGAAAACGCGCCGACGAACTGCATGCGGATGAATTTTACGCACAACGACTACGACGCCACGATTTCCGGCATGGAAAAAATGACGCGCGCGATCGAGAGCGTGCTCGTCTGA
- a CDS encoding 2-isopropylmalate synthase, protein MRKIYIFDTTLRDGEQSPGVNLNTQEKLEMAYQLERLGVDRIEAGFPAASPGDLAAVNAVAKAVKNASIVGLARSREQDIDAVRDALKDAQDPCIHIFLATSPIHRKHKLRMEKEQVLETAERAIQYAKKYFSKIEFSAEDAGRTELDFLCEVTELAVKNGVSVVNIPDTVGYMTPQEFGNIFKTLKEKVPDIDRIQLSAHCHDDLGMATANALAAILNGADQIEGTINGIGERAGNTALEEVALALHTRAEFFQAKTTLNLQEIAKTSRLVSKLTGMVVPGNKAIVGANAFAHESGIHQDGVLKEKTTYEIISPATIGLKDSKLVLGKHSGRHAFREKLVDLGFENLTGDQLNAAFGKFKDLADRKKDVSNEDIIALMEEKMVDTPEVYALDQLVIAFDSRKGPEATVRLQTDGGPIETKAVGNGSVDAIYRAIDELTKEEVVLDDYTIKSVTDGTDALGDVHVVLRQGEVSAQGRGVSTDILEASARAYVDALNRLIDKRNAPTRARRDNVTLI, encoded by the coding sequence ATGCGAAAAATATATATTTTTGACACGACGCTCCGCGACGGGGAGCAATCCCCGGGCGTCAACCTGAACACCCAAGAGAAATTGGAAATGGCTTACCAATTGGAGCGTCTCGGCGTCGACCGGATCGAAGCCGGCTTTCCGGCCGCTTCCCCCGGCGATCTGGCCGCGGTGAACGCGGTGGCGAAAGCCGTCAAAAACGCCAGCATCGTCGGACTTGCGCGTTCCCGCGAACAGGACATCGACGCCGTGCGCGACGCGCTGAAGGACGCGCAGGATCCCTGCATTCATATTTTTCTCGCCACGTCCCCGATTCACCGCAAGCACAAGCTCCGGATGGAAAAGGAACAGGTACTGGAAACGGCCGAGCGCGCCATTCAATATGCCAAAAAGTATTTCAGCAAAATCGAGTTTTCCGCCGAGGATGCGGGTCGGACGGAGCTGGACTTCCTCTGCGAGGTGACTGAGCTTGCCGTCAAGAACGGCGTTTCCGTCGTCAACATCCCCGATACGGTCGGCTATATGACGCCGCAAGAGTTCGGCAACATTTTCAAGACGCTGAAGGAAAAGGTGCCGGACATCGATCGCATCCAGCTTTCCGCGCACTGCCACGACGATCTCGGCATGGCGACGGCGAACGCGCTCGCGGCGATTTTGAACGGAGCCGATCAAATCGAGGGCACGATCAACGGCATCGGCGAGCGCGCCGGCAACACGGCGCTTGAGGAAGTCGCGCTTGCGCTGCATACGCGGGCCGAATTTTTCCAGGCGAAGACGACGCTGAACCTGCAGGAAATCGCCAAAACGAGCCGGCTCGTCAGCAAGCTGACGGGCATGGTCGTTCCCGGCAACAAAGCGATCGTCGGCGCGAACGCGTTCGCCCACGAGTCCGGCATTCACCAGGACGGCGTGCTGAAGGAGAAGACGACGTACGAGATCATCTCCCCGGCGACGATCGGCCTCAAGGACAGCAAGCTCGTGCTCGGCAAGCATTCCGGCCGCCATGCGTTCCGGGAGAAGCTGGTCGATCTCGGCTTCGAAAACCTGACCGGGGATCAGCTGAACGCCGCTTTCGGCAAGTTCAAGGATTTGGCCGACCGCAAGAAAGACGTCAGCAACGAAGACATCATCGCGCTGATGGAAGAGAAGATGGTCGATACGCCGGAAGTGTACGCGCTCGACCAACTGGTCATCGCCTTCGACAGCCGCAAAGGACCGGAGGCAACCGTCCGTCTCCAAACGGACGGCGGCCCAATCGAGACGAAAGCGGTCGGCAACGGTTCGGTCGACGCGATTTACCGCGCGATCGACGAGCTGACGAAGGAAGAAGTCGTCCTCGACGATTACACGATCAAATCCGTCACCGACGGCACCGATGCGCTCGGCGACGTTCACGTCGTCCTGCGGCAGGGCGAAGTAAGCGCGCAGGGCCGCGGCGTCAGCACCGACATCCTCGAGGCGAGCGCCCGCGCCTACGTCGACGCGCTCAATCGCCTGATCGACAAGCGAAACGCGCCGACGCGCGCCCGCCGCGACAACGTGACGCTCATTTAA
- the ilvC gene encoding ketol-acid reductoisomerase codes for MAVKLFHEKDADLGALKGKTIAVIGYGSQGHAQAQNLRDSGLSVIIGLREGKSAEAARNDGFEVLSVADATRKADVVQILMPDETQAAVYKNEIEPNLKKGAALMFSHGFNVHFGQIVAPADADVLLVAPKSPGHLVRRTYVEGFGVPGLIAIHQNGTGKAFEIGMAYAKGIGCTRAGVIETTFREETETDLFGEQAVLCGGASALVKAGFETLVEAGYAPEMAYFECLHELKLIVDLMYEGGLAAMRSSISNTAEYGDYVTGPRIVTDETKKAMKEVLADIQAGRFARDFILENQSGRAFLTATRRNEAEHPIEVVGSQLRGLMHWINK; via the coding sequence ATGGCAGTTAAGTTATTCCACGAAAAAGACGCCGACCTCGGCGCCCTGAAAGGCAAAACGATCGCCGTCATCGGCTACGGCAGCCAAGGCCACGCTCAAGCGCAAAACCTGCGCGACAGCGGCCTGTCCGTCATCATCGGTCTTCGCGAAGGCAAATCCGCGGAAGCGGCCCGCAACGACGGCTTCGAAGTGCTGTCCGTCGCCGACGCGACCCGCAAAGCGGACGTCGTGCAAATTTTGATGCCGGACGAAACGCAAGCCGCCGTCTACAAAAACGAAATCGAGCCGAACCTCAAAAAAGGCGCGGCCCTGATGTTCTCCCACGGCTTCAACGTGCACTTCGGCCAAATCGTCGCGCCGGCCGACGCCGACGTTCTGCTCGTCGCTCCGAAATCGCCGGGCCACCTGGTTCGCCGCACGTACGTCGAAGGCTTCGGCGTTCCCGGCCTGATCGCCATCCACCAAAACGGCACCGGCAAAGCGTTCGAAATCGGCATGGCCTATGCCAAAGGCATCGGCTGCACCCGCGCGGGCGTCATCGAAACGACGTTCCGCGAAGAGACGGAAACCGACCTGTTCGGCGAACAAGCCGTTCTGTGCGGCGGCGCGAGCGCCCTCGTCAAAGCCGGTTTCGAAACGCTCGTCGAAGCGGGCTACGCTCCGGAAATGGCCTACTTCGAATGTTTGCACGAGCTGAAGCTGATCGTCGACCTGATGTACGAAGGCGGACTTGCCGCAATGCGCAGCTCGATCTCCAATACGGCCGAGTACGGCGATTATGTAACCGGTCCTCGCATCGTGACCGACGAAACGAAAAAAGCGATGAAAGAAGTGCTCGCCGACATCCAAGCCGGCCGCTTCGCCCGCGACTTCATCCTGGAAAATCAATCCGGACGCGCGTTCCTGACGGCGACTCGCCGCAACGAAGCCGAGCATCCGATCGAAGTGGTCGGTTCCCAGCTTCGCGGCCTGATGCACTGGATCAACAAGTAA
- the ilvN gene encoding acetolactate synthase small subunit: MNRKHTIAILVNDQPGVLQRVSGLFGRRGFNIESITVGSSEEPGLSRMVIVTSGDEHTLEQIQKQLYKIIDVIKVIDVGSNPMVGRELGLIKVSAEPSARPEILGVVETFRAAVVDISPNSLIVQVVGDPEKIEAMIELLKPYGIREISRTGVTALTRGAK, from the coding sequence ATGAACCGGAAGCATACGATCGCGATTCTCGTCAACGACCAGCCGGGCGTTCTGCAGCGGGTGTCCGGCCTGTTCGGCAGACGCGGCTTCAATATCGAAAGCATTACCGTAGGAAGTTCGGAAGAGCCGGGGCTGTCCCGCATGGTCATCGTGACGAGCGGCGACGAGCACACGCTCGAACAAATTCAAAAGCAGCTTTACAAAATTATCGACGTCATCAAAGTCATCGACGTCGGTTCCAATCCGATGGTCGGCCGGGAACTGGGATTGATCAAGGTTTCCGCCGAGCCGTCGGCCCGGCCGGAGATTTTGGGCGTCGTCGAGACGTTCCGCGCCGCCGTCGTCGACATCAGCCCGAACAGCCTGATCGTCCAGGTCGTCGGCGATCCGGAAAAGATCGAGGCGATGATCGAGCTGCTGAAGCCGTACGGCATTCGCGAAATTTCCCGCACCGGCGTTACCGCTTTGACGCGCGGCGCGAAGTAA